The proteins below come from a single Microtus ochrogaster isolate Prairie Vole_2 chromosome 8, MicOch1.0, whole genome shotgun sequence genomic window:
- the Vax1 gene encoding ventral anterior homeobox 1 — protein MFGKPDKMDVRCHSDTEAARVSKTAHKESREIKGAEGSLPAAFLKEPQGAFSASGASEDCNKSKSNSSADPDYCRRILVRDAKGSIREIILPKGLDLDRPKRTRTSFTAEQLYRLEMEFQRCQYVVGRERTELARQLNLSETQVKVWFQNRRTKQKKDQGKDSELRSVVSETAATCSVLRLLEQGRLLSPPGLPALLPPCATSALGSALRGPSLPALSAGAAAGSAAAASAAPGPAGAASQHPPAVGGAPGPGPAGPGGLHAGAPAASHGLFSLPVPSLLGSVASRLSSAPLTMAGSLAGNLQELSARYLSSSAFEPYSRTNNKEGAEKKALD, from the exons ATGTTCGGGAAACCAGACAAAATGGACGTCCGGTGCCACTCGGACACGGAGGCCGCCAGGGTCTCGAAGACCGCGCACAAGGAGAGCCGGGAGATCAAGGGCGCCGAGGGGAGCCTTCCGGCCGCCTTCCTCAAGGAGCCGCAGGGCGCCTTTTCGGCGTCTGGCGCTTCGGAAGATTGTAACAAAAGTAAATCCAATTCCTCCGCAGACCCGGATTACTGTCGCCGGATCCTAGTCCGAG ATGCCAAGGGGTCTATCCGAGAAATCATCCTGCCCAAGGGCTTGGACCTGGACCGGCCCAAGAGGACACGCACGTCCTTCACGGCGGAGCAGCTCTACCGGCTGGAGATGGAGTTCCAGCGTTGCCAATATGTGGTGGGCCGGGAGAGAACCGAGCTGGCTCGGCAGCTCAATCTTTCCGAGACCCAG GTGAAGGTCTGGTTCCAGAATCGGCGAACCAAGCAAAAGAAGGACCAGGGCAAGGACTCCGAGCTGCGCTCCGTGGTGTCAGAGACCGCTGCCACGTGCAGTGTGCTGCGGCTGTTGGAACAGGGTCGCCTGCTGTCGCCGCCCGGCTTGCCTGCCCTGCTGCCGCCCTGTGCCACCAGCGCTCTCGGCTCGGCTTTGCGCGGGCCCAGCCTCCCAGCTCTGAGTGCTGGAGCTGCGGCGGGCTCGGCCGCCGCCGCCTCTGCTGCCCCAGGCCCCGCAGGCGCTGCGTCTCAGCACCCGCCAGCCGTGGGCGGCGCTCCCGGCCCAGGGCCTGCAGGGCCGGGGGGACTACATGCGGGAGCACCCGCTGCCAGCCACGGTCTCTTCAGCCTGCCGGTGCCGTCGCTTCTAGGCTCTGTTGCCAGCCGCCTGTCCTCCGCCCCGTTGACGATGGCTGGTTCGCTAGCTGGGAATTTGCAAGAACTTTCGGCCCGGTACCTGAGCTCCTCGGCCTTCGAGCCTTACTCCCGGACCAACAATAAAGAAGGGGCCGAGAAAAAAGCGCTGGACTGA